From the genome of Pseudomonas hamedanensis:
CGCGCTGGCTTTCTTCGCTCGTTTCGCCAGCCAGAACGGCTGGCAAAAACTGCATGCGGTGGACTGGCGGCGCCTGGCGCTCAGCGGCGTGTTGCTGGCCGGACACTGGGTGAGTTTTTTCGTTTCGGTGAAGATTGCCGGTGTCGCCATCGCCACGTTGGGCTTTGCCAGTTTCCCGGCCTTTACGGTGATTCTCGAAGGGCTGATTTTCCGTGAGCGCATCCGCGCCAATGAAATCGTGCTGGTGGTGCTGGTGAGCCTCGGGCTGGTGCTGGTGACGCCAGCGTTCGACCTGGGCAGTGGCGCGACCGTCGGTTTGCTCTGGGCGGTGCTGTCCGGCCTGCTGTTTTCCCTGCTGTCGCTGACCAATCGCGCCAGCTCAGGGCGCATCCCGGCGGTGCAGGCGGCGCTGTGCCAGAACGTGGTGGTCGCGTTGTGTCTGTTGCCATTCGCAGCGCCACAACTGAGTGAGGTCCGCGCATTGGACTGGCTGTGGATCGCCCTGCTCGGGGTGTTCTGCACGGGCGTGGCGCACAGTCTGTTCGTCGCCAGTCTCGCGGTGATCAAGGCGCGCACGGCGGCGGTGGTGTTCGCCATGGAGCCGGTCTACGGCATCACCATCGCCTGGTTGCTGTTCAGTGAAACCCCGACGCTGCGCATGCTCATCGGTGGCGCGTTGATCATCATCGCCATCGTGGTGTCGGCGCGGATGTCAGGCTCGGCCAACAAGAAAACCGTCGCTGCCGAAGCTGCATCTCACTGAGCGCGGTCGTTGTGCCCAAGATCGCGTTCAGGATCAATCTGATCGCGAACCCGCTGTTTCAACACTTTGGCTTCGGGGAAACCGCCATCGGCCTTGCGTTCCCAGATCTGCACACCCGCGCAGGTGATGTGAAATACCCCGCCGGTGCCGGGCACCAGTGAGACTTTGCCGAGATCATCGGCAAACGTGCTGAGCAACTCCTGCGCCAGCCACGCGGCGCGCAGCAGCCACTGGCATTGGGTGCAATAGGTGATAACAACTTCTGCTTTGGCGACAGTCATGTTCGCTGGACTCATGAGACGGAGGGCGCCGCTATAATAGCCGGCTTTACCGCTTGCCCCGAGACTCACAATGCGCCGTTTGCTGTTCTGCCTGCTGCTTGGTTTGCTTCCCGTGTTGGTTTACGCCAGCGAAACACCGCGACCGAAAGTCGGCCTGGTGTTGTCCGGTGGCGCG
Proteins encoded in this window:
- a CDS encoding DMT family transporter, producing the protein MTPRTALGALHIGALMFGLTGVFGKLAAASPAVIVFGRAAFAVLALAFFARFASQNGWQKLHAVDWRRLALSGVLLAGHWVSFFVSVKIAGVAIATLGFASFPAFTVILEGLIFRERIRANEIVLVVLVSLGLVLVTPAFDLGSGATVGLLWAVLSGLLFSLLSLTNRASSGRIPAVQAALCQNVVVALCLLPFAAPQLSEVRALDWLWIALLGVFCTGVAHSLFVASLAVIKARTAAVVFAMEPVYGITIAWLLFSETPTLRMLIGGALIIIAIVVSARMSGSANKKTVAAEAASH
- a CDS encoding SelT/SelW/SelH family protein; this encodes MTVAKAEVVITYCTQCQWLLRAAWLAQELLSTFADDLGKVSLVPGTGGVFHITCAGVQIWERKADGGFPEAKVLKQRVRDQIDPERDLGHNDRAQ